TAGCGCTGTTATTGCGAAGATGTTCCCATTACTGGCGTGGTGGTATATTATATCGAGGGCGTCGTCGTCGCCAAGGGCGTGTAGTGACGCTGCTGCTGCTATTGCTACGTTATCGATAGGAGATGCCGACAGGGTTTTTAGCGTGCCGATGCTTTTATCGTCTTTCAGTGCTCCTAGCGCCCATGCACAGGCTTCTTGGTGTAGTGATGACGTGTCGCTGGCGATGGCGCGGATGTCGGGAAGGAGGTCGTCGCGGTTGTGACGCGCTGCGTTTATTATAGCTTCTATACGTATTGTTTCATCTTCGTCGGTGAGGTGCCGACGCAGTAGCGCCGTAGCTCGTGAGCTGCCTTCTATGGCGAGAAGTTCCGGGAAGATATACTGTAGCTCTTCGGGAGACTTCGCCATCAGGGCTTCTATCTGTCCGAGGGCGGTATAGTATCGTTTCGTTGCTAGGCAGTATGTCGCTTCTAGACGTGTCGCGAGATATGACGACGTTATGCTTCTGTTGATGATATCATCGGCGTAGTCGTTGCTGAGGTTTGACAGTGCGTGTATTGCTGCGAGCTGTATCGTGAGGTTTTCGCTCATAGCAGCACGGTATAGTATCGGCAGGACCTCTGTTGTCGCGACGACACCAGCGCCATATACTGTGAGAAGCTGGTCCTCGACGTCGCGGCTCGAACTTCCGCGCTCAAGAAGTATCATACCCATCTTTTTCAGGGTGTCGTAGTCGTCAGTGCCGGTGTCGACACATAATCGTCGGTATGATGATATCGCAGAAGCAGTGTCGCCGCTTTGCATAAGGAATAAAGCTTGTGATGGTGAGTACTCCACAGGAGCTTCTGAAGCGAGGGTTGTGACAACGGGGATATCATTGGCGATAGCATCATCGTTACGCTGAGGAGAACATCCCACAAGGAACACCGCGAGGAAAACTATTAATAGGAATTTTAGACACGGTTCAAAGCATGCTGTTTTATGGTGGCGGTTGATTTTACCAAAAAGATACAGAAGACTCTTTCGATTTCCTACTCCGAACTCCGAACTCCGAACTTTTTCACCACAGAGCCACAGAGTACACAGAGAGGACAGCGGACGGGCTAGGGGTTTCACCCCTAGAACCCCGAGGATTTTCTTTTGGGGTTTTGGGGGTCTGGGGGAGCATCCCCCAGCCAGACTGTTTTCTTTCTCTGTGTTCTCTGTGGCTCTGTGGTGAAAAATTCTATTCTTATTCCGAATTACGAACTTTTTATCCATACCGAAGTTTATTTTATGCTTTTCCATAGATCTATCCCCACTTCTGAGAGTATCGATACCGTGGCGTTTATCGGCAAACCCATGACGTTATAGAAGCAACCCTCGATTTTATTTACGATGATACTTCCAGACTCTTGGATGGCATAGCCGCCAGCTTTGTCGCGGAAGTACAGCTGCCGATGATAGTTTTTTATCCTGTCGGCGGAGATGTCGTTGAAGAGAACACGCGTCTCTTCATGGCGGTAACGCTCTTCATCGCCACAGCGCACCGCAATGCCGGTGAAGACGCTATGCCAGCGGCCTACTAGCGCCGAAAGCATATCGAAAGCAGCTTTTTCGTCGGAAGGCTTCTCATAGACAACACCATCGCAGAATACCACCGTGTCGGCAGTGAAAATTATGTCTTCGGGATATCGATCGACAAGGGCGGCGGCTTTGCCACGAGCAACACGACATACATAGTCGGCGGCATCGCCAGCGAAAGGAACATCGTCTTCAGAGAAATCAGCAACGGCAACTTCGAAGGGCATAGAGAAATATCCGAGGATCTCTTTCCTTCGTGGTGATGCCGAGCCTAATATTAGCTTTTTTTTCATGATATCAGTGTCTGTGGGAAAAGTGTTAATGGTATGTTGTCGATGCGTAGAGTAGGGCAGTATCCTTGGATGATGTCGCGAAGAGATGTCTCAGCCTCGCGGATCTCAATAATAGTCGGTGACGATGAAGACATTGCCATGCCAATATATTCTTTGTCGTCATGGTGAGCCGTTATTATCGGAGCGGACCCACTGTCGCTGTCGGCATGCCATAATGCGCTGGCCTTCAGCGCTGTAGATACCGCTATCGTGGCCCTGAATCCGAGGAATAGACGGTATGTAACGCCGCTGAGAGCCTTTTCTGTTGTTTCTTTTAGAGCCATTGTTATCCAGAGGTATTGTTTTCTTCGTAATCATACCACAATTCGACCTTTACTCTGAAATAGAACATTTACTATACTTTTGCTGTTTCAAAAAAAGGACTGATAGTGACTAAAAAAGATATTGTATACACCGCAGAAGACATGTCACGTATTGATCGAGGAAGCGTTCCTCAGCATATCGCTATCATCATGGACGGAAATAGACGCTGGGCGAGAAGCCATAAGCTCGATATCGCGCGCGGACATTGGGAAGGCGGTGAGGCGCTACGGCGTACTATAAAAGCCTCTTCTGAACTCGGCGTAAAAGTCCTTACAGTGTATGCCTTCTCGACAGAGAACTGGGAGCGTCCCAGGGCGGAAGTCTCGGCGTTGATGACTCTTATCGAGAACTTCCTCATCGACGAAAGGGCTGCTATGGTACGTGAAGGAGTGCGTTTCGATACCATCGGCGATCTTTCACGCTTCCCAGAACATATTAATAAGATAATAGAAGTAACAAAAGAAGCCACGATAAAAGGTACGGCGATAACCCTCGTCCTTGCTTTGAATTATGGCGGACGTGATGAAATATGCCGTGCTGTCAACAAGGCCGTAGAAGGGAATAAGAGCGATGACGCCACTGCTATCACAGAAGAAATAATATCACAGCACCTTGACACCGCCAGATGGGGAGACCCGGATATGATGATACGTACCGGCGGAGAACGACGCCTTAGCAACTTTATGTTGTGGCAGCTGTCGTATGCTGAGCTTTATATTACTGAAGCTTTATGGCCGGAGTTTGGCTCTGATAAACTCCTCGAAGCAATATACAACTATCAAAAGCGAGAGCAGAGGTTCGGACGATGAAGGAACTACGACAAAGAATTTTCGTTGGTGGCGGAGTTATAGCATTATTGGTGGCGATGTTTATCATGGTGAGAAACCCAGCGTTCCTCCCCGTCGTCGCTATCGTCATCGCCGCTGTCGTTGGCGTGGCATTGTGGGAATATGCACAGCTCGCCATAGCAAAAGGATATAAACCATGCGTCAAAGGATACATCACCTGTGGCGTAGCATATGTCGCCGCTACTACCGCGATATTTTATATCGACAACAGCTTCATCATGGGAAGTGTCGTCTTCTGGGCAGCAATTTTTTCATTCTTCATATACCACGCTATACACCAAGATAAAGCTATAGAACACGTCGCTATCGCCGTGCTAGGGTTTGTGTATATCGCCGTAAGTATGTCTTTTATTGTGGCAATGGCATATCAGTGGGGGCCTCTCGTATTGATATACCTCATCGCCGTGACGAAAGTCACAGACATCGCAGCGTATTTCATAGGAAGAGGCTTCGGCAAGAAAAAACTAGCACCGACGATAAGCCCAAAAAAAACAATACTCGGAGCCTTCGCCGGAATAATAGCAGCGGCAGTGACAAGCGTCTCTTTTTTCTACGGCACAGCGATCTTCCCTTATGACACAAAAGGAGGCTTCGTCTTGGCAATAGCACTGGGGATGATATTGTCGATATTAGGACAGATAGGCGATATGGCAGAATCCCTACTAAAACGTGACGCTGGCGTAAAAGATAGTAACGACATCCCTGGACTTGGAGGAGTCCTCGATATGCTCGACTCCCTCCTGTTTACCACTCCAGCACTATATCTATTTTTGATGATACTTTGATGATACTATAGGAAAAAAACAATGATAATAACAATAGACGGACCAGCAGGAACAGGAAAAAGTACCGTAGCAAAAAGCGTTGCGGAAAAACTAGGATACACCTTCTTCGACACCGGAGCGATGTATCGTGCTGTAACCTACGGTCTTATAAAAAACAGCATCCCTTTCAATGACGTCATCGCCATAGAAAACTACCTTAAAGAGTTTCAATATCATATCGAAACTCGCGACGGTGAGAAACACTACTATATCGGCGATGAAGAAGTCACAAAACAAATACGATCTCCAAACGTGACGACACATGTCTCTGAAGTGTCGGCAGCGAAAAGTGTTCGAGACGCCATGATGACACTACAACGACGACTAGGACATGATGTCGATGCTGTCTTCGAAGGAAGAGATATGGGCAGCGTCGTCTTCGACGATGCCGATGTTAAAATATACCTAGACGCCACACCAGAGATACGCGCACAACGCCGATATGATGAGCTCGTAAAAAACGACTACAAAAGCGCGCAGTATTTCGATAAAAAGAAAGTTCTCGAAGACATAATACGACGCGATACCTACGACTCCTCACGAGAACACTCTCCATTAAAACAACCAGACGATGCTCACTATATCGATACAACAGAACTTTCTATCGAGGAAATCGTTGCCGAGATAATAGCGCTATCACAAGGATAAAAAAAAGAGCAAGAATAACTAATGTATTCTCGCTCTTCGCTTTGCGACCAAGATGACTCGAACATCCACCGAGTTGCCCCGACTAGAACCTGAATCTAGCGCGTCTACCAATTCCGCCATGGCCGCATTGTGTGATATATCATATAGCAAAAGGTTATTACCCATCAAGGCTCAAAACTCTCGCCCCGAACACCAAACCCCAATTTTCACCACAGAGAACACAGAGCACACAGAGCGCGCCCACTGCGCAGAGCGCGCGCAGCGGACGCACAGCTGTCGCCATTGTCATTGATTGTACTTCCTTTCTTTGTTTTCCCTATAGCAAACGTAAAGATACAATCTTACTCTTACGACAATGGCGAGATGGGGCACTGCCGTGTCCAGGTGATAGGAATAGCGTATAGCGTAGAGTTATAGTTCACCATTTAACGTTCACAGTTCACCGTTCAAAAAAAGGGGTCTGGGGGATTCCCCCAGCCATGTCCTTTTTCCTCTCTGTGTTCTCTGTGACTCTGTGGTGAAAAACCCTATTCCGAGCTTCGATTCGAGAAGGTGTAAAAAGTGCGTATTGGTTTTTCTGGAAAAAAATGTTGAAATATGAGAGAATTTGAAGAAACACACTAACAACTGATGTTACGCGCTAATCTTGCTTTAGTGGCGTAGTGAAAGGGATGAGATGCAAGTATTCCGACGAGCCAAGCTCAGATAGAGCTGGGCGAGGAGGAATTCGTAGCAGATCGCCCTTGCAGCACGCCAATAAAGTGATAGTAGCGCGTAAGGTCAGTAATAACTGAGGAAATGTTCTTATGGCAAATTTAACTGATGTTAACGAAAGCAACTTTGATGAAACAATAGCGTCGGGGACTACAGCAGTAGACTTTTCGGCAGAATGGTGCGGACCATGCCGTATGATGGGTCCTATCCTTGAAGAGGTCGCCAAAGATATAGAAGGCAAGGCTAAAATTGTAAAGCTCGACATCGATGAATCACAAAACAAAGCCCTAGAATACCAGGTGACATCAGTGCCAACAATCATCATCTTCAAAGACGGCAAAGAAGTCGACCGTACTGTAGGCGTCCAGGATGCCGAGACTCTTAAAAAGCTAATCTTGTCAGTATAATGACAAAAGAAAAAGAATATGTCGCTATCATCGCTGGTGAAGGCAAGATGCCCGAATTAGTAATCCGTAATGTCCACAAAGCGGGGAAGAAAGTTCTTCTCATCGCCCTCAAAGGTATAACGCCTGAAGCGCTAGAAAAACGCGCCGATGATGTCGCAAAAATATATGTAACGCAGGTTGGAAAGGCCGTCACGGCAGCATCGAAATATTGCTGCAAAGAAGTCATCATGGCAGGAAGAGTCCCTCACGATATAATATATAATATGCAGCTATGGCGTATGGACCTCACGATGCTTAGACTCTGGTGGGGACTGAAAGACCGCAAAGCCGACACCATCCTCGGCGCTATAGCGGCGGTGTTCAAAAAGAAAGGCATCACCCTTGTCGAGACGAAGAAATACATCGGCGAATATATCGCAAAAAAAGGCGTTCTCACCGAAACACAGCCCCCAGAGAATATCATGGAAGACATACGCTTCGGCGTAGGCATAGCAAAAGAACTCGGACGTGCCGACGTAGGACAGACCGTCGTCGTCAAAGACAAAGCCGTCGTCGCTGTAGAAGCTATGGAAGGAACAGATCGTTGTCTCGAACGTGCAGGAGAGATAGGTGGCGCGGGGTGCGTCGTCGTAAAGATGGCGAAACCTCAGCAGGATATGCGCTTCGACCTTCCGACTATAGGGAAGAACACCATAGAAAAACTTATCAAAATCAAAGCAGCAGCCATAGCAATAGAAGCAAACAAAACTATCGTCATCGACGACGACGCTATCACCCTCGCACAAAATAACGATATCGCTGTCGTTGCGCTGTAGTCTATATCTCACTAGATATACAAATTAAAATTTCAAGTTTTTAATAAAAAACTACTATTTTTTTTATTCTAACGTATGCTATAATGTTTATTAATAATTATAATATGCAGGATTTTTTATGCTTCATGTAATAAGAAAAATTCGCAGAGAAACAGAAGGTTCAGATGCAGTAGATGCTGCGCCAGCGCCTCTCGTAGGTCTATGCCATGTTCCCTGCGAGGATGAAAAAACTTCAGAACTAGCACAAAGACATTTTCAAGAGAACAAGAACCCAAATCTTTAGGGGCGCGTGCTAGAAGAGTTTTTAAAAAGTTTAAGGAAGCTGCAATGGATATGTATGCAACTGCAATGGATATGTATGCACAGACTAGAGAAGTAGACCTTGCTTGTCATGAAGATTACGACGCTTCTATAGTCCAGCTTTGTAAAATTATAGAGAGCGCAAAACAATCGTCTTTAGAGGCGATTCATTTTGATATGAAATACGTTGTTTCAGAAGCAAAAAATACAGAGATTAGAAAAGAGACTATTAAAAATTTAAAATTATTAGCAGAAGGACAGAATCCGAAAATAAGAGAAGCTGCTATCACGGTGCTAATAAAAGCTGTTTTTTTAGAGATAGATATTGGCAATGGAGTTTACGATTTTGATACTCTTATTGAGTTAGCAAAAAACCAAGGCCCTTTACAAGATCCTTTAAATGATGTTCGTATATTAATTGTCGAGAAATTATCAGAAGAGATTAATCGTTTAATCATTAGCAGCGACAATTATGAAAATGTCATTAAATCTATTGACTTTATTAAAACGCTAGTGGCAGACCACGGCGAAATGATAATAACCCAAGGTTTTATAGAAATAGTCACATTTAGTTCTTTTTACTATAATTCAATAGAGATAAGGCATGAAGATAAATGTCCTGACGTGATGATAGAGCTAGCAAGAAGCGATAATCTGGAGATAAGCAAATCTACTATCAAAGGGCTAGGACGGAGTGCTTATTTTTCAAAATATCAACACAGCCTTATAAATTCTCTTTCTATTATAATAAAACTATCAAAAGAAGACGAACTATCAGAGGATGTTCGCACAGAAATTGTCGATGAATTATTAAATGTTGCTTGTTGTTCAAAATATGAAGACAACCGTACGAATGCTCTTGAAGCTCTTAAAGAACTCGCAAACAACCAGGACCCAGCGATAATAACCAAAAAATCTAGAGAGAGATTAATATTGTTTTCTTGGAATGCAAAGGAATTAAAGCATAGCAGGATATTTCTTGAAGTGCTGATAGAGCTCGCAAAAAACCCGAATCCAGCAATAAGCAAACCTGCTATCGTAGGGCTAAGAAAGGTTACGCAGCATTTAAAAGATAAAGTCCTCATTAACATAGCTATTAAGGCTCTTCAAGACTTTGATGTTTAGGCTTCTACTCGATAAATGCTATAACTATCCGCTAATAATAGTTTCCGTTAATTGGCGCAAGGCTTCGTATACGGCGACGGCGGCGGCGTTGGAGATGTTTAGGCAGCGTGAGTTGTCGACCATAGGTATCGTGACGAACTTCTCGGGCCACTTTTCGTAGAAATGTTGCGGCAGCCCTTGCGTCTCCGAGCCGAATATAAGGATATCATCAGACCCATA
The sequence above is drawn from the Waddliaceae bacterium genome and encodes:
- a CDS encoding HEAT repeat domain-containing protein, coding for MGCSPQRNDDAIANDIPVVTTLASEAPVEYSPSQALFLMQSGDTASAISSYRRLCVDTGTDDYDTLKKMGMILLERGSSSRDVEDQLLTVYGAGVVATTEVLPILYRAAMSENLTIQLAAIHALSNLSNDYADDIINRSITSSYLATRLEATYCLATKRYYTALGQIEALMAKSPEELQYIFPELLAIEGSSRATALLRRHLTDEDETIRIEAIINAARHNRDDLLPDIRAIASDTSSLHQEACAWALGALKDDKSIGTLKTLSASPIDNVAIAAAASLHALGDDDALDIIYHHASNGNIFAITALGDIPAVENALVKILSTTSGTPRLNASVALLQLRSTKCVDSICSALINDRDTIAILPHMSPGKALTAYKVVMPPDKEKEFAYVTATSLEVRKKILAEALHLPEKTFLTIAQKIFSAKQNDLVPTLVVLLENLNTPQAISLLKQQQQHPGAPLIRDYCNLALFRLRQGETYTKNLEDWISRQQDHEIIQFQTFVPWGIHRQSLLYELTPHETSQLLIESYQALAQSHTTKGVNAILDAIAHGNTKNSYALAGLLIHSIE
- the maf gene encoding septum formation protein Maf: MKKKLILGSASPRRKEILGYFSMPFEVAVADFSEDDVPFAGDAADYVCRVARGKAAALVDRYPEDIIFTADTVVFCDGVVYEKPSDEKAAFDMLSALVGRWHSVFTGIAVRCGDEERYRHEETRVLFNDISADRIKNYHRQLYFRDKAGGYAIQESGSIIVNKIEGCFYNVMGLPINATVSILSEVGIDLWKSIK
- the uppS gene encoding di-trans,poly-cis-decaprenylcistransferase; translation: MSRIDRGSVPQHIAIIMDGNRRWARSHKLDIARGHWEGGEALRRTIKASSELGVKVLTVYAFSTENWERPRAEVSALMTLIENFLIDERAAMVREGVRFDTIGDLSRFPEHINKIIEVTKEATIKGTAITLVLALNYGGRDEICRAVNKAVEGNKSDDATAITEEIISQHLDTARWGDPDMMIRTGGERRLSNFMLWQLSYAELYITEALWPEFGSDKLLEAIYNYQKREQRFGR
- a CDS encoding phosphatidate cytidylyltransferase; its protein translation is MKELRQRIFVGGGVIALLVAMFIMVRNPAFLPVVAIVIAAVVGVALWEYAQLAIAKGYKPCVKGYITCGVAYVAATTAIFYIDNSFIMGSVVFWAAIFSFFIYHAIHQDKAIEHVAIAVLGFVYIAVSMSFIVAMAYQWGPLVLIYLIAVTKVTDIAAYFIGRGFGKKKLAPTISPKKTILGAFAGIIAAAVTSVSFFYGTAIFPYDTKGGFVLAIALGMILSILGQIGDMAESLLKRDAGVKDSNDIPGLGGVLDMLDSLLFTTPALYLFLMIL
- a CDS encoding (d)CMP kinase; the protein is MIITIDGPAGTGKSTVAKSVAEKLGYTFFDTGAMYRAVTYGLIKNSIPFNDVIAIENYLKEFQYHIETRDGEKHYYIGDEEVTKQIRSPNVTTHVSEVSAAKSVRDAMMTLQRRLGHDVDAVFEGRDMGSVVFDDADVKIYLDATPEIRAQRRYDELVKNDYKSAQYFDKKKVLEDIIRRDTYDSSREHSPLKQPDDAHYIDTTELSIEEIVAEIIALSQG
- the trxA gene encoding thioredoxin encodes the protein MANLTDVNESNFDETIASGTTAVDFSAEWCGPCRMMGPILEEVAKDIEGKAKIVKLDIDESQNKALEYQVTSVPTIIIFKDGKEVDRTVGVQDAETLKKLILSV
- the lpxI gene encoding UDP-2,3-diacylglucosamine diphosphatase LpxI (LpxI, functionally equivalent to LpxH, replaces it in LPS biosynthesis in a minority of bacteria.) — translated: MTKEKEYVAIIAGEGKMPELVIRNVHKAGKKVLLIALKGITPEALEKRADDVAKIYVTQVGKAVTAASKYCCKEVIMAGRVPHDIIYNMQLWRMDLTMLRLWWGLKDRKADTILGAIAAVFKKKGITLVETKKYIGEYIAKKGVLTETQPPENIMEDIRFGVGIAKELGRADVGQTVVVKDKAVVAVEAMEGTDRCLERAGEIGGAGCVVVKMAKPQQDMRFDLPTIGKNTIEKLIKIKAAAIAIEANKTIVIDDDAITLAQNNDIAVVAL